The Candidatus Paceibacterota bacterium nucleotide sequence CTTTATTACTAGCATTGTGATCAGCCCACGCGTCGGCCTTTGGCTTACTGCAGGCATTATATCCATGCTTTGTATTATTGGATACTATCAGAGCACCGATCTGATCCTCGTGGACGCTAGCTGGAAAAACGAAATCTTTGGGACTGATGATCAGTTGGAGTATGCGGCCACTCTCGCAGTCATTGCCATCCTATCTTGGCTTTCAAATAGAGAAATTGAGAGGTCGCTCAGACGTGCCAGGAAATCAGAAAAAGATTTGAAACAGGAAAGGGATCAGCTCGAGGTGACGGTCAAACAACGAACTGATGAAGTCCAAAGGCTCCAAAATGAAAAACTGGTGGAAATATATAAATTTGTCGAATTCGGGAGGCTCTCTGCCGGCCTTTTTCATGACTTGATGAGTCCCCTGACAGCCCTGTCTCTCAGCGCTCAGCAAATATCAGAAAATCAATCGGATAATAAAATCGAAGATTTGTCTTTTCACATAGACAATGCCAGAAGGACAGGTAAAAAGATTGAGGATTATGTCAATGCCTGTCGTCAGCACATTCACACAAAAGAAACTACGTCGATGTTCGAGATTGCGACAGAAATAGAAAGAGCGCTCCTGATGTTACGCTACAGTGCCCTTGAAGCTAAAGTCGAAATAATCTTTAAAAAGCCAGTGTGTGAAATGCTTTTTTGTGGAAACTCAATAAAATTTTACCAAATAATGATAAACCTTATTTCGAATGCTATTGAGGGCTGCAAGATGAAGATTGGCGACGAGCCAAAAAATGTCTTTATAGAAACCTGTCTAAACAAATCGGCGAAAACTATTACCGTGTCAGTCAAAGACAATGGAACCGGTGTCCCCGAGGAATTATCCGAAAAAATATTTGAACCTTTTTTCTCTACCAAAAGTCTCTCTTCAAAATCCAGTGGTGGCTGTGGCCTAGGCCTAGCAACTACCAAGCATGTTATTGAAAAAGATTTTGGCGGTAACATCAAGGTGGCAACAATAGGCCCAAACAACCCATTTGGAGCTATATTTATCTGCACCCTTCCCTTAAAAAATTATTAAAGAGATGAAAACAAAAGAACGTGTACACAATGCCATATCGGCAGGGCTTGTTCAGCTTGCCTCGCGCCAACGAGCTGACGGTGGTTTTGGACCAGTAGTTTTTTCCGCCGCTTTAATAGCAAATTGCCTCGGTGAATTTCCTGACGATAGAGCAAAAAAGATATGTGATGGAACCTGCGTATTTTTACTTGATCAGAAAAGGGCAGAATCCTCATGGAATTACCAAGTGAAATCCGACAAGCAGCACCGTGCCTATCCTGAGCTGATTTCCTATCCAGACGATTTAGACGACACTTCTCGTGCTTTTTTGGCTTTGGCCAAAACTCAATCCATCAAGGAA carries:
- a CDS encoding HAMP domain-containing sensor histidine kinase, translating into MTEQLSTTNHQPLREAAYEKVLLRMKCFMRGFYRLCFESRSLDEDKRRKGFILNVILFSLSSFLVVLSLLDLLTYVEEGPRFIGIPPLFFIGFTCLFCFLYLLARKGYLFVSYVFIGLYTIAITYGAYTWGGDLPSVLLNYALVIFITSIVISPRVGLWLTAGIISMLCIIGYYQSTDLILVDASWKNEIFGTDDQLEYAATLAVIAILSWLSNREIERSLRRARKSEKDLKQERDQLEVTVKQRTDEVQRLQNEKLVEIYKFVEFGRLSAGLFHDLMSPLTALSLSAQQISENQSDNKIEDLSFHIDNARRTGKKIEDYVNACRQHIHTKETTSMFEIATEIERALLMLRYSALEAKVEIIFKKPVCEMLFCGNSIKFYQIMINLISNAIEGCKMKIGDEPKNVFIETCLNKSAKTITVSVKDNGTGVPEELSEKIFEPFFSTKSLSSKSSGGCGLGLATTKHVIEKDFGGNIKVATIGPNNPFGAIFICTLPLKNY